The Bicyclus anynana chromosome Z, ilBicAnyn1.1, whole genome shotgun sequence genome window below encodes:
- the LOC112043807 gene encoding CCR4-NOT transcription complex subunit 1 isoform X2: protein MNLDPLTFSLSQINYLVANLNKKNFKQVNQELTQIISLYGLEAENQVLRSLLTEAVKTSWDNDRPGPVNSIHATLLTQYLSCLLNHPAKSTVVCSIIDNPSKSVQKALKPTNTLLSRIARLLKFTTAQDVAFSLVLRKTSPKPEITSFAKQHLKKRFLDFVQCYLDAERGHQVERAGLQECSPEVLQTLLTSLAFENFRLAAVTKDLFLKKLRVDFPREVVPIVLAPLLYPDDTSTPLEEMTTSDDMAAAMMDNSLGEIIREIGYSFTTSVEDCKNNMINFGAREPTAIDIARIISMMVRFHATLQEGPLIQTPGNFWMNHETKKEPVPHGHPETWNAEVFVQTLKELASNLNWKEVILQLDHPEFVVPDRQGLSLLFTILRLGLQSAGYPANIFPVEYLCRRWTNLEGQMSLLTNILKYPDIFSFADHPFHPVSIDLLKSAPEIDNKEISTWRCLYLVELLLYASERGYYMQVHELFKFPLQNCPDILLLALLQISPPITVFRQELLTTLIPIFLGNHPNSGIILQHAWHTQNPNIKPIIMHAMADWYIRGDCDQSKLSRILDVAQDLKALSLLLNVQSFPFVIDLACLASRREYLKLDKWLTDKIRDHGETFVSAMVKFLQRRCPPMLGKAPEEQLPKAAQLPPETIGTMLTCLQLCIPNVLQELQEAIYNVIASCQTLIMTKTRPTIAGIARPHTRVLETPFNPALGVGGQLFTPHVDAIASLAPNVANLTLGAPANTAFAMPGTLGPLVAAPGSPSRLLGAGPNSPFAIMPMPQHPTVANMTALARMPPMPAMDKPRLPEPIHFPDIMHSVSKEIEDEANGYFQRIYNHPPHPTLSIDEVLDMLKKFQDSPKTREREVFSCMLRNLFEEYRFFPQYPDKELHITAQLFGGIIEKGLVPSYVSLGLALRFVLDALRKPEGSKMYYFGVAALDRFKSRLKDYHKYCEHVRAIPHFNEFPPHLIEYIEYGLQSQEPPTKPQGAVLPASLAAMLNQTPVVTVSAPYRNVVCAPNPISVISKIANCAGGIGSRPSIANATNIDTLLTATDIDDKIVAPPEAIQDKTAFIFNNLSQLNLPTKCEELKEVLTEEYHNWLSQYLVMKRASIELNFHALYSNFLDVLKIREINKMVTKETFRNIRVLLRSDKGIANFSDRSLLKNLGHWLGMLTLARSQPILYLDLDLKALLLEAYHKGQQELLYVVPFIAKILESCSKSIVFKPPNPWTMSLMNVLAELHQEPDLKLNLKFEIEVLCKNLSLDITDLKPSLYLKDPEKLRTIEFQLSQPKPPKETATTVLPVHQAIIAPQQLQMMPPPPPMIPVEDLVGTAPTPTLVPGDPGLMGVLGLPEPRFNYLDVNVSSTSAFGHKIIFNPHIILFQNYPHLKQFVKPAIERSIQEWIHPVVDRSIKYALTTCEQIIRKDFAFDPDETRMRTCAHHMMRNLTAGMAMITCREQILSTISTNLKAAFITALIPTAPQQKDIIESAAAVLATENMELACAFIQKTAVEKALPELDKRLMNDYEMRKIARQEARRYYDPMVLTYQTERIPERVRLRVSGPTDMQITVYEEFACNIPGFMPVRDAGMFIPKPTQEQIPQMTFAPAVNQTQVYGHDEMTTLMSAAELFLSTAVQFPVFAVQATNMHKLFDSLAMARRNRDIVSGFTLLQRAVEGLLDGHIVPAGGSPEHVELMTRYRDIHLRVLKLLEDSRVYGHAWTTKQITYCVTECRDELKYNLEAIDCLVRNHLINLPQYDIALAQLMDNGNNYVAVSFAMQLVQLYLVDDRNDIYATESDLYHCTDTLVRLTSQTRPPPEGLATLIETIRINQDPSSFLGERSPLGPTSHIHNGILQVRSREYDDPHGLQEKTENLLREWRNILLGQLTEIELAQNFNIYVHRMNMNGILKSDDMITRFFRIATQMCIENVYQLLNEDRMNPPPVPPKREKYYTMCDSFIKLVSLLIKNTADNGNPTPKLNLLNKILGIIAGCLLQDQEEHGVNFQQLPYHRLLQILFLDMNMAEPVLESMNYQILTAFCHTLRIIRPSVAPSFCYAWLEIVAHRSFINRVLAVTPQQKSIMEVLGWGMYSTLLIDLFKFLDPFLRNTELAQPVMMLYKGSLKVLLVLLHDFPEFLCDYHYGFCDEIPPNCIQMRNLILSAFPRNMRLPDPFTPNLKVDLLAEISLAPRAVINYSTIIPSSQFKKDLDAYIKARAPVTFLSELRSNMQVLNEPGRRYNSQLINAVVLYVGTQAIAHIRAKGQTPNMTTIAHSAHMDIFQNFTVDFDYEGRYLFLNAIANQLRYPNSHTHYFSCCLLYLFAEANSEAVQEQITRMLLERLIVNRPHPWGLLITFIELIKNPIYKFWTHEFVHCAPEIEKLFASVARSCIAEKGGAERELTE from the exons ATGAACCTGGACCCTTTAACGTTTAGCTTATCACAAATCAATTATCTCGTTGCTAATCTAAACAAAAAGAACTTTAAGCAGGTCAATCAGGAGTTGACTCAG ATTATCAGTCTCTATGGCTTGGAGGCAGAGAATCAAGTATTGAGGAGCCTGCTTACTGAGGCAGTAAAGACTTCGTGGGATAACGATCGTCCTGGGCCTGTTAATAGTATACACGCAACCCTCTTAACGCAATACCTGTCCTGTCTACTCAACCATCCGGCTAAGTCTACTGTTGTCTGCAGTATTATAGACAACCCATCCAAGTCTGTGCAAAAg GCCTTAAAACCCACCAACACATTACTTAGTCGAATTGCAAGATTGCTGAAGTTCACTACAGCACAGGATGTTGCCTTCTCGTTAGTTCTGAGAAAAACCTCGCCAAAGCCTGAAATAACATCCTTTGCTAAACAACATCTCAAGAAGCGTTTTTTGGACTTTGTACAGTGTTACCTTGATGcag AACGTGGGCATCAAGTGGAGCGTGCAGGTCTGCAGGAGTGCAGTCCTGAGGTATTACAAACTCTATTAACGAGTCTCGCGTTCGAGAACTTTCGGTTAGCGGCCGTTACCAAGGatttgtttctaaaaaaattgcGAGTAGACTTTCCGCGCGAAGTAGTGCCCATTGTGCTCGCTCCGCTCTTGTATCCTGACGATACAAGCACACCACTCGAGGAAATGACGACGTCCGATGACATGGCGGCTGCCATGATGGACAATTCTCTCGGAGAAATCATCCGAGAGATTGGATACTCCTTTACAACATCTGTAGAGGACTGCAAAAATAACATGATAAACTTTGGGGCGCGAGAGCCGACAGCCATCGATATCGCTCGAATAATATCGATGATGGTGAGGTTTCATGCCACTCTGCAAGAGGGTCCTCTGATTCAAACACCAGGGAATTTTTGGATGAATCACGAAACTAAGAAAGAGCCTGTTCCACATGGCCATCCAGAGACATGGAATGCTGAGGTGTTTGTGCAAACATTAAAAGAACTGGCCTCTAATCTTAATTGGAAGGAAGTTATTCTTCAGCTTGATCACCCAGAGTTTGTAGTACCGGACAGACAAGGGCTAAGCTTGCTCTTCACGATTTTGCGCTTGGGTCTCCAGAGCGCCGGCTACCCTGCCAATATATTCCCAGTAGAATATCTGTGCCGACGATGGACAAACTTAGAAGGCCAAATGAGTCTACTAACAAACATACTCAAATATCCAGATATATTCAGTTTTGCTGACCATCCATTTCATCCAGTGTCGATTGACCTTTTGAAATCTGCTCCTGAAATAGATAACAAAGAAATATCCACATGGAGATGCCTCTATTTGGTAGAACTTTTACTGTATGCGTCAGAGAGAGGATATTACATGCAAGTCCATGAACTCTTCAAGTTCCCATTACAAAACTGCCCAGACATATTGTTATTGGCATTACTGCAAATCAGTCCACCCATTACAGTATTTAGACAAGAGTTGCTGACAACACTAATTCCCATATTTCTTGGCAATCATCCCAACTCTGGAATAATTTTACAGCATGCTTGGCATACGCAAAATCCCAACATCAAACCTATTATAATGCATGCGATGGCAGATTGGTACATACGCGGGGATTGTGATCAATCCAAGTTGTCCAGAATTTTAGACGTCGCGCAGGATTTAAAGGCGCTGTCGTTATTGCTAAATGTTCAATCGTTCCCATTCGTAATAGATTTGGCCTGTCTAGCATCAAGGCGAGAGTATCTCAAACTCGACAAATGGCTCACTGACAAAATCAGAGACCATGGAGAAACCTTTGTTTCGGCTATGGTGAAGTTTCTGCAACGCCGATGTCCTCCAATGCTTGGAAAAGCTCCAGAGGAGCAGCTGCCCAAGGCTGCGCAGTTGCCACCAGAAACTATCGGAACCATGTTAACCTGCTTACAACTCTGCATACCCAATGTGTTACAAGAGTTACAAGAggcaatatataatgtaatagcAAGTTGCCAAACATTGATAATGACCAAGACGAGACCAACTATTGCTGGAATTGCGCGTCCGCATACAAGAGTGTTGGAGACTCCTTTCAATCCTGCACTGGGAGTAGGGGGGCAACTGTTTACACCTCATGTGGATGCTATTGCAAGCTTGGCGCCTAACGTTGCCAATTTAACGCTAGGTGCACCTGCGAACACTGCGTTTGCCATGCCTGGAACCTTAGGACCATTGGTTGCTGCACCTGGGTCTCCCTCGCGACTTCTCGGTGCCGGGCCGAATAGCCCCTTCGCCATAATGCCGATGCCGCAACACCCCACTGTTGCAAATATGACAGCTCTAGCAAGAATGCCTCCAATGCCAGCAATGGACAAACCACGCCTGCCAGAGCCGATACATTTCCCAGATATAATGCACAGTGTTTCAAAAGAAATCGAAGACGAAGCTAATGGTTACTTTCAACGAATTTACAATCATCCCCCACATCCAACTCTGTCTATAGATGAAGTGTTAGACATGCTAAAGAAGTTCCAAGATTCGCCCAAGACCCGAGAACGAGAAGTTTTCTCGTGCATGCTACGAAACCTGTTTGAGGAGTACAGATTCTTCCCTCAATATCCCGATAAGGAACTCCATATCACCGCACAGTTGTTTGGTGGGATAATAGAGAAAGGTTTAGTTCCCAGCTATGTGTCTTTAGGGCTGGCCTTGAGATTTGTGTTGGATGCTCTCCGCAAACCTGAAGGATCTAAAATGTACTATTTTGGTGTAGCCGCTCTGGATAGATTCAAGTCACGTCTGAAGGACTATCACAAATACTGCGAGCATGTTAGGGCCATTCCACACTTCAATGAGTTCCCGCCACATCTTATAGAATACATTGAGTATGGTCTTCAGAGTCAGGAACCACCCACAAAGCCACAGGGTGCAGTCCTGCCTGCAAGTCTTGCCGCCATGTTAAACCAGACACCAGTGGTAACAGTTTCAGCACCTTATAG GAATGTGGTTTGCGCACCAAATCCCATCTCGGTCATTTCAAAGATCGCAAACTGTGCCGGGGGCATAGGCAGCCGGCCCTCCATTGCTAATGCCACGAACATCGATACACTTCTCACTGCTACTGATATAGATGACAAAATTGTGGCTCCACCTGAAGCAATCCAAGACAAGACGGcctttattttcaataatctCAGTCAATTGAATCTGCCAACCAAATGTGAAGAATTAAAGGAAGTATTAACAGAAGAATACCACAATTGGTTATCGCAGTATCTGGTGATGAAAAGGGCCTCAATAGAGCTCAATTTCCATGCACTCTATTCCAACTTCCTCGACGTTCTTAAAATCcgcgaaataaataaaatggttaCAAAAGAGACATTTCGCAATATCAGGGTATTACTGCGTTCTGACAAAGGCATAGCTAACTTCTCTGACCGATCTTTGTTGAAAAACCTTGGTCATTGGTTAGGCATGCTCACATTAGCCCGCAGTCAGCCCATTCTTTACCTAGATCTCGACCTCAAAGCACTTTTACTCGAAGCTTATCACAAAGGCCAGCAGGAGCTACTCTACGTGGTGCCGTTTATTGCGAAGATCTTGGAGTCTTGCTCCAAGAGCATCGTATTTAAACCCCCAAATCCATGGACAATGTCCCTGATGAACGTGTTAGCTGAATTACATCAAGAGCCCGATCTAAAACTAAACTTAAAGTTTGAGATAGAAGTGCTTTGTAAAAACTTGAGCTTAGATATAACTGATTTGAAACCATCTCTATATTTAAAAGACCCCGAAAAGTTAAGAACGATCGAGTTTCAACTTTCACAACCCAAACCCCCCAAAGAGACTGCGACGACCGTACTACCGGTTCATCAGGCTATAATAGCGCCCCAGCAGCTACAAATGatgccacctcctccgccaatGATCCCCGTCGAGGACTTGGTGGGGACGGCACCGACGCCGACGCTCGTACCCGGCGACCCGGGCCTGATGGGCGTGCTGGGCCTACCCGAGCCCCGGTTCAACTACCTCGACGTGAACGTCTCTTCCACCTCCGCCTTCGGGCACAAGATCATATTCAACCCGCACATCATCCTGTTCCAAAACTATCCACACTTGAAACAGTTCGTGAAGCCCGCTATCGAGAGATCCATACAAGAGTGGATACACCCGGTCGTGGACAGGTCGATCAAGTACGCACTGACGACGTGCGAGCAAATCATACGGAAGGACTTCGCGTTCGACCCCGACGAGACGCGGATGCGCACCTGCGCGCATCACATGATGCGAAATCTGACTGCTGGCATGGCCATGATCACGTGCCGCGAGCAGATCCTCAGCACGATCAGTACAAACTTGAAGGCTGCGTTCATAACTGCTTTGATACCGACCGCTCCCCAACAG AAAGACATCATAGAGAGCGCCGCTGCGGTTCTAGCGACGGAAAACATGGAGCTCGCATGCGCATTTATACAGAAGACGGCTGTGGAGAAGGCACTACCAGAGCTCGATAAGAGGCTGATGAACGATTATGAAATGAGGAAAATTGCCAGACAGGAAGCCCGAAGATACTACGACCCTATGGTACTTACTTACCAAACTGAAAGGATACCGGAGCGAGTGAGGCTGCGCGTCAGCGGCCCGACCGATATGCAGATAACCGTGTATGAGGAGTTCGCCTGTAACATCCCAGGTTTCATGCCAGTGCGCGATGCCGGCATGTTCATCCCTAAACCTACTCAGGAGCAAATTCCTCAGATGACTTTTGCGCCAGCTGTGAATCAGACTCAG GTGTATGGACACGATGAGATGACTACACTTATGTCCGCCGCAGAGTTGTTCCTGTCAACTGCCGTGCAGTTTCCCGTGTTCGCAGTACAAGCTACAAACATGCACAAACTGTTTGATTCCCTCGCAATGGCCAGACGAAACCGTGACATCGTGTCTGGCTTTACACTCCTACAGAgg GCTGTGGAGGGCCTCTTGGACGGTCACATTGTCCCGGCCGGAGGCAGCCCTGAACATGTAGAACTGATGACTCGTTACCGAGACATCCACCTTCGAGTCCTCAAATTGTTAGAAGACAGCAGGGTGTATGGCCACGCATGGACTACTAAACAGATCACTTACTGTGTGACCGAATGCAGGGATGAGCTTAAGTACAATTTGGAAGCTATTGATTGCCTTGTCAGGAATCATTTGATTAACTTGCCACAG TATGATATCGCGCTTGCACAGTTGATGGACAACGGGAATAATTATGTGGCTGTTTCATTTGCGATGCAACTCGTTCAACTTTACCTTGTGGACGATCGCAATGATATATATGCCACAGAGTCCGACCTGTACCATTGCACTGATACTCTGGTCAGGCTGACCTCACAGACGAGGCCTCCGCCCGAGGGCCTAGCAACTCTGATCGAGACAATCCGGATCAATCAGGACCCAAGCAGCTTCTTGGGGGAAAGGTCTCCATTGGGGCCAACCTCTCACATCCATAATGGCATTTTACAAGTACGA TCCCGCGAATACGACGACCCGCACGGTCTCCAAGAGAAAACTGAGAACCTCCTCCGCGAATGGAGGAACATCCTTCTCGGCCAGCTCACAGAGATCGAGCTCGCGCAGAACTTCAACATATACGTCCACAGGATGAATATGAACGGCATCCTCAAGTCGGATGACATGATCACACGGTTCTTCCGCATCGCCACACAGATGTGCATCGAGAATGTGTACCAGCTCCTCAACGAGGACCGCATGAATCCCCCCCCTGTGCCCCCCAAGAGGGAGAAGTACTACACCATGTGCGATTCATTCATCAAACTTGTGTCCTTGCTCATAAAGAATACAGCCGACAATGGCAACCCGACGCCGAAGCTTAACTTGTTGAATAAG ATACTGGGTATCATAGCAGGTTGTTTGCTTCAAGATCAAGAAGAGCATGGAGTTAATTTCCAACAACTTCCATACCATCGTCTGCTTCAAATATTGTTCCTTGATATGAATATGGCAGAGCCAGTCCTGGAGTCTATGAATTACCAG ATTTTGACTGCTTTCTGCCACACGCTACGTATCATAAGACCTAGCGTCGCACCCAGTTTCTGCTACGCGTGGCTCGAGATAGTGGCGCATAGATCCTTTATAAACAGGGTTCTTGCTGTAACGCCGCAACAAAAG TCTATCATGGAAGTATTg GGATGGGGTATGTATTCGACGCTCCTGATCGACCTGTTCAAGTTCCTCGACCCGTTCCTACGTAACACGGAGCTGGCCCAGCCGGTCATGATGCTGTACAAGGGCAGTCTCAAGGTGCTGTTGGTGCTTCTGCACGACTTCCCCGAATTCCTGTGCGACTACCACTACGGTTTCTGCGATGAGATACCGCCAAACTGCATACAGATGAGGAATCTCATCCTGTCTGCCTTCCCGAGGAACATGAGGCTGCCCGATCCGTTCACGCCGAATCTGAAAGTGGATCTACTGGCTGAGATAAGCCTGGCGCCTCGAGCCGTCATCAACTACTCGACGATCATACCCTCGTCCCAGTTTAAGAAGGATCTGGACGCGTACATAAAGGCTCGCGCGCCGGTCACTTTCCTGTCAGAGCTACGTAGCAACATGCAG GTGCTCAACGAACCAGGCCGCAGATACAACAGCCAGCTGATAAACGCTGTGGTCCTGTACGTGGGGACTCAGGCCATCGCCCACATCAGGGCCAAGGGGCAGACACCGAACATGACGACCATAGCTCACTCAGCACACATGGACATTTTCCAAAACTTCACCGTAGACTTTGACTACGAAGGACG GTATTTGTTCCTGAATGCGATTGCAAACCAATTGCGTTACCCGAACAGCCACACGCACTACTTCAGCTGTTGCCTGCTGTATCTGTTTGCGGAGGCGAACTCGGAGGCTGTTCAGGAGCAGATCACCAGGATGCTGCTCGAGCGACTGATCGTGAACCGACCCCACCCGTGGGGACTCCTTATCACGTTCATCGAACTCATCAAAAATCCCATCTACAAATTTTGGACTCACGAATTTGTACACTGCGCCCCGGAGATCGaaaa